The DNA window aaataaaatagcttGTCATATATAAGCACAGTACTATTTTGCTGATTTTTCGAAGTAAGGCTGAGCTACTTCTGTTTTTGTCTATATGAAATTTTAGTCGTGTTAGATTGCATTTTGAGAACATTGAAAATTAACAGGACTAGAAATGGCCTCTCTCTTAGTGAGGGACATTAGATATATAACATTAGCAAGGTTTTTGTCGTTTGGTTGAATTATCAGAGGTGTTTAAAGAAGGCTTGCATAGGATGCGTGATTTTCAAAATCCAATTGACAGTTGTAAATAAAGATGGGTGGCCAGTCTACGGCTCTGGTCCCTGTAATGCAAACAGCTTGACTGTCATAAATCACCGTTTGATTTATCTAATCAAGCAAGGTCCTGCTTCTCAAAGACATTTGTCATTTGGATGAGAAGGGGGGGCTGTAGTGTCACAATTATTTTCTCTATTGCTTcattgcactgtgtgtgtgtctgtagacaAAGAAAAAGGGCATTCTCATTTACTGTGAGATACAGACTACACAAAGAGTCTAGCCATTGAGTCCTGacacaatattacaaaaacataaagACAATTGTGTGTAGATATTTTATAGAGAGagagtatgtatatatatctttagaatttttttaaatagttaattcAGTTGACTACTCAGCAAAGCCTTGTGTACAGCAGACAATGTGTTTGGTAATATTAAATGCTGCAAAAGCATTTCATAAATTTCTGTCCCCATTTCTTTTCTGAGAGTCTAGTGTGTCCATCTGCAATGCACTTTAAATGTTTATGAAAGCTGAGAGTtgattaagaaaataaatcatataGATGAATCCTCATGTCGAGCAGATTAGCCCCCAGACCATACATTTACATTCAATATGATGGCAATCAGTGGAAGGGGCCTCATTGCATTGTGAAATGTGTATGCACCCACTTGTCCAGGAGTCGCCTCCTCACCCGGGAAACAATTTAGTTGCAGATTGACTGGAAGATGGCGAAAATTGAAAGTTAAAATTAGAAATCCTCGTAATAAACAGAGGGGGGAGAAAACAGTACAGCAATGAGATTGGGGAGCCTTGCAAATTAGGTTTTCTGTTTGTCATGAAATGCATGTGACATCAACCCCAGAAAAAAAGCAGCAAGGATATcaaggagagaaaaaaagattaCCTAGCTATTTGAGACTGCAGACCATACTCTTGATACTCTTGGAAATTTGTATTGTGCCCTTGTGTTTTTCCCCCCTCTTGTGTCACTTTCTTTGGCAGGCTAATATGTCAGGCTCCTGATATGTAAGACCACATTAAAATAAGTAGAATGCCTTGTAATGCCAAGAATTAAAATGCATCAACACGCAGGAGATATTGAAATATACTTTGAATAAATACAGAGCAGAAAAAATACTCTTTCCCTTTTTTTCCAACATCTTTTTCACCATCCATTTTGGATGACTGCTTTGCTAAGCTTTGATTCATAAGAGTAATACACACATTTAGCCTAGAGTGACCAGATTAGAGTGAAGAACAGCGAGCAGTGCTTTCTTTGTACACTGCATATGCAGCGGGAGGATAAATTGCATTGACTGAGGAGGCTGGGACACTGTCTGTATCTGAGGATACAGGGGTAATAAAAGATTTATCACTCTGTGCAGCATACTCTAAATACATCTGGGGGCTGATTTGCTGAACTGAGCTCAGCTGAAATGGAAATAACATGGCAACCCCCTCTAATACAGAGTGTGTGGCATGGATATTCAGGGGGATGCTGGGAATGGTGATTTGGCTGTCTGTATCCCCCAAATGAACTGCATAATGGTACCGTGACCTGCAAAGCAATAACAATGAATACAAACCTCTATTTATTTGCGAATATCTTAATTCGGTTGCTTTTgtgtatatagattttttttttttttgctggatccTCTAGTATTCATGCtcaaaatcaataaacacaatttGTCTGCGgtgtaattcaatttaaattcttCTATAATTTCTGCTTTTTGAagtctttttttcttattaaatatatGATGTCCATTTCATTTGCTACATAATCTCAGTCTCACATAATGTGGGTCGCCCCAATAACCTTTTATCAGATCTACATTCCTAACAATAAGCTTATGTTACTTAAATGTGCAGTCTTATTAAAGTGAGGGTCTGTCAGGAGATTTTCAGCAGCAGGAGTCCAGAATAAGCTTGTGACAGAAGATATCCTATCTGTTTATTCACAGGAATTAATACACTGGCTAAGGAAACCCTGGGGACTGCTACAGCAGGGAAGCGGTCGCTTCAGCAGGAGAAAGAAAATGACACTCCACCCAAGAGGCCCAAATCAGCGGAAGAGAAGACGCTGTCCAATGAACAGGTTAGTTACTTTGATCTGTTTGCAAAAATGGGACTTAATAACAAGACTGAgacttatttattaattaaattcttGGATTAGATTATATTCattcactttttaattatataaaaagcaCTGTCTGTCTGATACAGGGCTTACTGAACCTTTTCTGAAAGGACTATATTAAAACAGGCAGTGAGAAGTTGCAGTTTAAATGTACTTCATGTAATGAGGACCAAGCATAGTCTGAAATGGTTAATATCAACATCCTTTGTAATTTTCTGATTAGAAATTCCAGACATTCAAGTTAGTTAATTTACTTAGTTAGGTTTTTAATTAAGTTACATGAAATGAAAACTAAAGTGAATTGGAGGAAATTCGATTTTATAGACATTTGGAGTCTTGTTTTGTTTGGAATTAGATTTTCCTTTGGCATCATGTTGCAATGTCACTAATGTATAGACAGTCGAAGCAGTGCTGTAATGCATGGCAATATTATGATGAATTCTGTCTTTTCAGGTGCAGCAGTGCCCATACTGTAATTACAGTAACAAGGATGCAAACCGTTTACAGCTGCACATCATGTCACAGCATTCCATGCAGCCCATTATCAGCTGCCCCTTATGTCAGGATGTCCTCAGCAACAAGATTCATTTGCAGCTGCATCTCACCCACCTCCATAGCGTGGCTCCAGACTGTGTggagaagttaattatgacagtATGTGCAGCATTAATTtcctttaaatacaaataataaaaaaaaaacattcctaagCTGTCAGCCTTACTAACTAGATAATACTCTGTCAGGGCTGGTAGGAAATAACTTGAATAAGCATTTCCCAGGCCTAGCGTATTCTCCAAAGCGTGTTATAAACTTGAAAGTTCTCCTCCTATAAAACCAAAAAGAGCAGTTTTGAAAAATATCTTTAGAAAGTATAAATCTACTTAATaatctactttttttatttttatagatctGTTATTTGGATTAATATTTATGGTTATTGTTTATCTTATGGTCATTGGAATCTgttaagatgtattttttttttcttcaggttgCGGGCCAAGATGTTACAGTGCCCAATTCCTTGCTGTCTACATCATTACAAGACAAAGTCCCATCTTTGATGGATTCTTCAGCTGTTATCCCTGAGGGATCTGGAAAACCCATGGGTAAGCATATTTATGCAGCCACAGTGTCATCTGAAATGTATGAATGGCATTTCAGAGGATTCCTTAGAAAAGTCATAATAATAgtcttttataaataaaagaaatctttcctttttctgaatttcaacagGAAATAGCTCTAAGGATTTGAAAAACAGCATAGGCCAAGACAAAAGTGAGGTTGAACTTGCCAGTGAGGAGCTCAAACCACCAAAAGAGGCTGCCGAGGCCCCTGACTGGAAGAAAGCAAGTGGTCAAGACAGGAAGAGCCCAGATTCCCTGCAGGAGCATCTAAGTGATCTACAGAAGCGGCAGCAGCTCTCAGTCTCTGATCGCCACGTCTACAAATACAGATGCAACCATTGTAGCCTGGCTTTCAAGACTATGCAGAAGCTTGAGATACATTCCCAGTACCATGCCATCCGTGCAGCCACAATGTGCAGTCTGTGCCAGCGCAGCTTCAGGACTTTCCTTGCCCTTCGAAAGCATTTGGAGACTGGTCACCCTGAGCTGACTGAATCAGAAGTACAGCAACTCTGTGGGAACCTGCCCCTAAATGGAGACATTGCTGAAAGTGAGATGCGGGCTCTGGAAGATGCACAAGCCTTTGAGCATGAATTAGACAGAGATGAGGAACTTGACCAAGAAGGGAAGGCCAGTCCAACTGGAAGTGACAGCAGCTCCTTGGTTGATGACATGGGCTCAGAGCCAAAGCGGACCTTGCCTTTTAGGAAAGGTCCAAATTTCACCATGGAAAAGTTTTTAGACCCCTCTCGTCCATACAAATGCACAGTATGCAAGGAGTCATTCACCCAAAAGAACATTCTACTTGTTCACTACAATTCTGTCTCACATTTGCATAAGCTAAAGAAAGTAATCCAAGAGGCCTCAAGCCCAGTTCCCCAGGAGACCAGCAACAGTGTTGACAACAAACCATACAAATGCAATATATGTAATGTTGCTTATAGCCAAAGCTCAACCCTGGAGATTCACATGAGGTCTGTACTTCATCAGACAAAAGCACGAACCGCCAAAATGGAGAGTAGTACTAGTACTGGGGGTGGTAGCAGTGGAAGTACTACATCTAAAAGCCCTGTTCCGCTCAATCAGGGAAATGCAGATTCTGCAAATGCACCAGTACCCTCTAACAAAGAAAACACTGTAGATGCCAAAGAAGTTGCCATGAAACAAACTACTGATCACATCCATGTGCAGTCTACCCATCCACCAACCCAGTCACCAGCACAGCTTCAGATGCAACTGCAGCATGAGCTCCAACAGCAAGCTGCATTCTTTCAGCCACAGTTTCTGAATCCAGCTTTCTTCCCACACTTCCCAGTGACACCAGAGGCCCTACTACAATTCCAGCAGCCCCAGTTCCTCTTCCCATTCTATATCCCTGGTGCTGAATTTAACATCAGCCCTGAACTAGCATTGCATTCAGCTGCATTTGGGATGCCTGGTATGACTGGATCATTCCTGGAAGATCTGAAGCAGCAGATGCAGCAACAGCATCAGCTGGGCCAACAGCAACAGTTTCAACTTTCTCAGCAGCAAGCTCAGCAGCAGGCCTCCCAGTCTCAAATGCAGCAGCACAAAGCACAGCAGCAGAGTCACAAGCCAAAAATTGAGTCAAACCACATTGCCCTGTCTGAGATTCAAATGTCCAGAGATGCTGAAGAGCACCTAGAAAAGCAGGAGAGCAAAGCAAAGCTGGATATAGCTAAAGATATTGACAGTGCAAAAGACACTAAAGATTCAAGAAAGCCTAAATTTTCAGAACCTCTAATTCCTCCACCACGCATCATCTCGGGGGCTAGAGGTAATGCTGCAAAAGCACTACTTGAGAACTTTGGCTTTGAATTAGTTATACAGTACAATGAAAATAGACAGAAAACCCAGAAAAAAAATAGAGAGGAAGAGTTGAGTGACAAACTGGAGTGTGGGCTGTGTGGAAAGTTCTTCTCCAACATGCTTATTCTCAAAAGCCATCAGGAACATGTGCATGGGCAGTTCTTTCCATACGTGGAGCTGGAAAAGTTTGCACAGCAGTACAGGGAGGCATATGACAAGTTGTATCCCATAAATCCAGCATCTCCAGAAACACCCCCACCACCtccaccaccacctcctcctcctcctgccccAGTGACCATTGTCCCTGCCACTACGTCTTTAGGAAAATCGCAGACACCATCTCCTGCACCTCTACAAACTCCTCAACAAGCACCACCACCGCCTCCTCCACCACCACcaccgccgcctccacctcccaCTGCACCACCTCAAGTGCAGCTCCCTGTTTCTCTTGACCTGCCAATTTTCCCACCACTGATGATGCAATCAGTGCAGCACCCTGGGCTACCCCCACAGCTTGCACTGCAGCTTCCAACAATGGACTCTTTATCTTCTGACCTCACACAGTTATGTCAACAACAACTGGGACTGGATCCAAACTTCCTACGGCAGTCTCAGTTCAAGCGTCCTCGCACCAGAATCACAGACGATCAGCTTAAAATCCTCCGTGCTCATTTTGACATCAATAATTCTCCCAATGAAGAACAGATTCAAGAAATGGCAGATAAATCTGGCCTTCCTCAGAAAGTCATAAAGCACTGGTTCCGAAATACACTCTTCAAAGAACGTCAAAGAAGCAAAGATTCCCCTTACAATTTTAACATTCCACCCATGACCACACTGGAAGATATCAGACTTGAATCCCAAGTGAACATGCTGGAGTACTACAGAACTGATGCTACGACGAACAGAAGGTCATCAAGAACACGTTTCACAGATTATCAACTGCGAGTACTCCAAGATTTCTTTGATACCAATGCTTACCCCAAGGATGATGAAATTGAGCAGCTCTCAACGGTACTCAACCTACCAACACGAGTGATTGTAGTGTGGTTCCAAAACGCCCGTCAGAAGGCACGCAAGAGCTATGAGAACCAAACAGATACGAAAGACAGCGAAAAGAAAGAACTGACAAATGAACGATACATTAGGACCAACAACATGCAGTACCAATGTAAGAAATGCAGTGTCATTTTCCCCCGAATTTTTGACCTCATTACTCACCAGAAGAAGCAGTGCTAcaaagatgaggatgatgaagctGGAGATGAAAACCACTCAGAGGAATTCACAGAGAACAATGAGCTAATTTCAGTAAAGCCAACTGAGTCAGCAATAAACTCTGTTGTAACAGCAAGTAGCTCTGGCTCCAGCTCTCCCTTAATGCTTTCACCTCGAACTGATGTAGGGAAGTCATCACCCAAACCTGAGTTACTCCATGAAAAAACTAAACTGGGAGAGATTGCCTCTTTACAAACCCCCAAGAACCTAAATGAGTTAAAATCTTCCAAGGCTTCAACCCCACAACCTCCACCACAAAAATTACCTCAACCACAATTGTCAAGACCCCATTCCCAGCCCCAGTCTACGACTGTCCCATCGAGTCCTCTTTCAATTGCACTGTCCTCTCTTAACAATAGCTTACCACCTCAAATGTTACAGTTCCACTGCGATCAGTGCAAAATTGCTTTCCCAACAGTAGAGCTGTGGCAGGAGCACCAGCACATGCATTTCCTGGCTGCCCAGAACCAATTCTTACACTCACAGTTTTTAGAAAGGCCACTGGATATGCCCTATATGATCTTTGATCCAAATAACCCTCTTATGACTGGGCAACTCCTCTCTGGAGCCCTATCCCAAATGCCAACTCCAAGCAACTCTGGCCTTGCTGTGAACTCTAACTCTGTGAAACGTAAATTAGAGGAAAAAGAGGATGGATCTCATGAAAAAGATGGTGCTAATAGTGCAGAAGATCAGCACAGAGATAAACGTCTTAGGACTACCATTACTCCAGAACAACTTGAGATCCTATATGATAAATATTTGCTTGATTCAAACCCAACAAGAAAGATGTTAGATCATATTGCTCGTGAAGTTGGCCTGAAGAAAAGAGTTGTCCAAGTATGGTTTCAGAACACCCGAGCCAGAGAGAGGAAGGGACAATTTAGAGCAGTTGGGCACTCTCAGACTCACAAAAAGTGTCCCTTCTGCAGAGCATTGTTCAAGGCCAAGTCAGCTCTAGATAGCCACATTCGCTCAAGACACTGGCATGAGGCAAAACAAGCAGGCTTTAGTTTGCCCCCAAGTCCAGTGATGCCTCAGGATGAAGGAGGTCAAAGTCCCAATAAGTATAATTTTGCTGACTACCTACAAATGACCACAAAGACTGAGATGAATGACAGTGAGCCTCCAACTGCATCTTCCACTCCAGTTAAACCTTCTGAGATggcattaaaaaatgtattgagcTTACCATCCGTAAAAGCAGAACATAGTGATGAATTTGAGGGGCTTAACTTGAGCTCAGCAGAGACCTCTTTTGATGCCAACAAAATTGACTTTGATGAGACCTCCTCAATTAACACAGCTGTGAGTGATGCTACAACTGGAGATGAGACCAATAATGAAGTAGAGAATCTCACAGTAAATGGAGGTGAAAAAATGATTGAGAACAGAATGAGCCTAGCACATATCTCTGACATAAATGAGGATAGAATCCCTTTCAACATGGTTAGCCCAGCATTTAGTTTCTCTGGCAAAGACAGTGACTACTTCTATTCCAGAGATGATGACCTAGATGATAGTGCAGACAGGAGCGAGACTTCAAGTTTGGCTGATCCAAGTTCACCCAGTCCATTTGGAGGTACAAATCCCTTCAAGTCTGCAAAAGCTGGTGGAGAGAGACCAGGCCACAAACGTTTTAGAACCCAAATGAGCAACTTACAGCTAAAAGTTCTAAAGGCTTGCTTCAGTGACTACCGCACACCTACTATGCAAGAGTGTGAAATGCTGGGCAATGAAATAGGACTCCCGAAACGTGTTGTTCAAGTCTGGTTCCAGAATGCCCGTGCAAAAGAAAAGAAGTTCAAAATAAACATTGGGAAGCCATTCATGATAAGTCAGGGCTCCCCAGATGGGCCGAGGCCTGAGTGTACATTATGTTGTGTGAAGTATACAGCCAGACTTTCGATTCGTGATCATATCTTCTCAAAGCAGCACATTGCAAAAGTGCAAGAAACCCTGGGCAACCAGGTTGATCGAGAAAAAGACTATCTTGCACCTACCACTGTCCGCCAGCTTATGGCTCAACAAGAACTTGACCGTTTGAAGAAGGCAACCGATGTACTCAACTTGTCAGCCCAGCAGCAACCTGCAGTGGACAATAATGCACTTCATGGCCTTAGCCTGCCAACTGCCTACCCAGGAATATCTGGTCTCCCACCAGTGCTTCTTCCTGGTGTCAATGGGCCATCGTCCCTTCCAGGTTTTCCACCAAATACACCTGGTGAGTTAGTATGACAACCACAGTGCAGTAATTAATGAACAGTTGATGCATTAAATGCTACTGGCCCATTTGCTTCCTTTGAAGAACTGTGACATTCACTTATTTCCTAAAGACCTAATGCATGCATTGACTATAACAATGTGGAATACTTTGAGTTAGACTGTGACCCCTAAAGTTGAGTTGATTTCATGCCTGTGtgcttgtttttattgttttatatttttgttgtatcCTTCTTTTGATTAAGGGCTTGTCACAGTTTGATTCTATAACAGAGCGATAGCCCCAAAATAATGTCTTGAAAAGTAGACAAGTGATTTTGCAGtcaaatatttcaatataatCTGTAACACTGTATTTCAGCTTTAGCGTCTCCTGGTGCTGGCATGCTTGGGTTCCCTACTCCAGCCACCCCTTCTCCTGCCATGTCTCTCAGCAGTACCCCAACCAAGACTCTTCTTCagacacctcctcctcctcctcctcctccccaacCCACTGCACTTCCTCTTCCTCCCACTCCTTTGGCAGCAAACCAGACTGAGCAGCACATAAAAGATTCAGAGAAAGACAAGAAGTTAGAGAAGCCTAAGGTGAAAGAAAGAGAAGCTGACACTGCCCGTCCCGAGACTCCAATTGTGAAGAAAAGGGAAAAGCCCTCGCCGCCACTTTCAGTGCTAGGAAAATTGGGAAGTGAGGCACTGATGGACCCAGCACAACTGCAAGCACTTCAGAATGCCATCGCTGGTGACCCAGGCTCCTTCCTAGGGGGACAGTTCTTGCCTTATTTCATCCCTGGCTTTGCATCTTGCTTCTCACCCCAACTTCCTGGCGGAGTGCAGGGGGGATACTTCCCTCCTCTGTGTGGAATGGAGAACCTGTTCCCCTACGGCCCTGCAATGCCACAGGCTATTGCTGGGCTTTCTCCAACTGCCCTGCTGCAGCAGTACCAACAGTACCAGCAGTCTCTCCAGGATTCCTTACAGAAgcagcatcagcagcagcagaaacAAAGTGAACCACAGCAGAAAACTCCCCCTATGAAGTTAACGAGTGCACAGAGCAACTCTCTTAAACCAAAAGAGGCTATTGAAACTAAGGATGATAAAGGCTCTTCAACAGAAAGCACAAATGAAGAACCCCAAACGAATACCAAAAGTTCAGGCTTTCCAGATGCATTTATCGTTCCGTCCATCAAAC is part of the Carassius gibelio isolate Cgi1373 ecotype wild population from Czech Republic chromosome B24, carGib1.2-hapl.c, whole genome shotgun sequence genome and encodes:
- the LOC128013319 gene encoding zinc finger homeobox protein 4 isoform X2, whose translation is METCDSPSLSRQENGQQISKLRETTHLDNEVPEKVPGMEPDKENSPADDNLRTEESRREIALGLSAENAIGAATKEIPCNECATSFSSLQKYMEHHCPNARLPLLKDENESEVSDLEDSDVENLTGEIVYQPDGSAFILEDSKEGGQSGVKSLFSPALFSNSQTAAGDKTEQSATAPMSFYPQVINTFHITSSLGKPFTADQAFPNTSALAGDGPVLHSFRVYDLRHKSDKDYLTIDGAAKNSCVSKDVPNNVDLSKFDGCISDGKRKPILMCFLCKLSFGYSRSFVTHAVHDHRMTLNEQEQKLLSNKYVSAIIQGIGKDKEPLISFLEPKKNNSVLPHFSTANFMGPDPGIRSLWNTFHIENGDSLQAGFAFLKGSASLASSADQSPRSAQMPKAELNLGVATTSALKSPVSSVSLQRSSPGTGCRDQESNCERQKDISTLHANGELPIKSEPRDMADAEEDEDMYLNELDDDGVCELGDSTSSKDFPLLNQSISPLSSSVLKFTERGTNSSVTVANDLEKTKQAAASLDYSNDYTSGGSKDGCDSNGGRDGSPSSLPLDMMRRDDESPGPLHQHAATPSTPGTPGPGEGSPGSGIECPKCDTVLGSSRSLGGHMTMMHSRNSCKTLKCPKCNWHYKYQQTLDAHMKEKHPESEGSCVYCRTGQPHPRLARGESYTCGYKPFRCEVCNYSTTTKGNLSIHMQSDKHLNNVQTLQNGGTEAIYNHAAPVSNASLSGCGTPSPSKPKQKPTWRCEVCDYETNVARNLRIHMTSEKHMHNMMLLQQNMKQIQHNLHMGLAPAEAELYQYYLAQNIGLTGMKLENPSDPQMMINPFQLDPSTAAALAPGHVNNELPAELRLASGQLMGDDLSVLSAGELSPCINDPLLKLFQCAVCNKFSSDSLEALSGHVAAERSLPEEEWRAVMGDVYQCKLCNYNTQLKANFQLHCKTDKHMQKYQLVAHIKEGGKANQWRLKCIAIGNPVHLKCNACDYYSNSVEKLRLHATNQRHEAALKVYKHLLKQESACNSESCYYYCALCDYSSRAKLNLLQHLRSVKHQQSEGLRKLQLHQQGLPPDEDNLADLYFVKDYPPNESGINTLAKETLGTATAGKRSLQQEKENDTPPKRPKSAEEKTLSNEQVQQCPYCNYSNKDANRLQLHIMSQHSMQPIISCPLCQDVLSNKIHLQLHLTHLHSVAPDCVEKLIMTVAGQDVTVPNSLLSTSLQDKVPSLMDSSAVIPEGSGKPMGNSSKDLKNSIGQDKSEVELASEELKPPKEAAEAPDWKKASGQDRKSPDSLQEHLSDLQKRQQLSVSDRHVYKYRCNHCSLAFKTMQKLEIHSQYHAIRAATMCSLCQRSFRTFLALRKHLETGHPELTESEVQQLCGNLPLNGDIAESEMRALEDAQAFEHELDRDEELDQEGKASPTGSDSSSLVDDMGSEPKRTLPFRKGPNFTMEKFLDPSRPYKCTVCKESFTQKNILLVHYNSVSHLHKLKKVIQEASSPVPQETSNSVDNKPYKCNICNVAYSQSSTLEIHMRSVLHQTKARTAKMESSTSTGGGSSGSTTSKSPVPLNQGNADSANAPVPSNKENTVDAKEVAMKQTTDHIHVQSTHPPTQSPAQLQMQLQHELQQQAAFFQPQFLNPAFFPHFPVTPEALLQFQQPQFLFPFYIPGAEFNISPELALHSAAFGMPGMTGSFLEDLKQQMQQQHQLGQQQQFQLSQQQAQQQASQSQMQQHKAQQQSHKPKIESNHIALSEIQMSRDAEEHLEKQESKAKLDIAKDIDSAKDTKDSRKPKFSEPLIPPPRIISGARGNAAKALLENFGFELVIQYNENRQKTQKKNREEELSDKLECGLCGKFFSNMLILKSHQEHVHGQFFPYVELEKFAQQYREAYDKLYPINPASPETPPPPPPPPPPPPAPVTIVPATTSLGKSQTPSPAPLQTPQQAPPPPPPPPPPPPPPPTAPPQVQLPVSLDLPIFPPLMMQSVQHPGLPPQLALQLPTMDSLSSDLTQLCQQQLGLDPNFLRQSQFKRPRTRITDDQLKILRAHFDINNSPNEEQIQEMADKSGLPQKVIKHWFRNTLFKERQRSKDSPYNFNIPPMTTLEDIRLESQVNMLEYYRTDATTNRRSSRTRFTDYQLRVLQDFFDTNAYPKDDEIEQLSTVLNLPTRVIVVWFQNARQKARKSYENQTDTKDSEKKELTNERYIRTNNMQYQCKKCSVIFPRIFDLITHQKKQCYKDEDDEAGDENHSEEFTENNELISVKPTESAINSVVTASSSGSSSPLMLSPRTDVGKSSPKPELLHEKTKLGEIASLQTPKNLNELKSSKASTPQPPPQKLPQPQLSRPHSQPQSTTVPSSPLSIALSSLNNSLPPQMLQFHCDQCKIAFPTVELWQEHQHMHFLAAQNQFLHSQFLERPLDMPYMIFDPNNPLMTGQLLSGALSQMPTPSNSGLAVNSNSVKRKLEEKEDGSHEKDGANSAEDQHRDKRLRTTITPEQLEILYDKYLLDSNPTRKMLDHIAREVGLKKRVVQVWFQNTRARERKGQFRAVGHSQTHKKCPFCRALFKAKSALDSHIRSRHWHEAKQAGFSLPPSPVMPQDEGGQSPNKYNFADYLQMTTKTEMNDSEPPTASSTPVKPSEMALKNVLSLPSVKAEHSDEFEGLNLSSAETSFDANKIDFDETSSINTAVSDATTGDETNNEVENLTVNGGEKMIENRMSLAHISDINEDRIPFNMVSPAFSFSGKDSDYFYSRDDDLDDSADRSETSSLADPSSPSPFGGTNPFKSAKAGGERPGHKRFRTQMSNLQLKVLKACFSDYRTPTMQECEMLGNEIGLPKRVVQVWFQNARAKEKKFKINIGKPFMISQGSPDGPRPECTLCCVKYTARLSIRDHIFSKQHIAKVQETLGNQVDREKDYLAPTTVRQLMAQQELDRLKKATDVLNLSAQQQPAVDNNALHGLSLPTAYPGISGLPPVLLPGVNGPSSLPGFPPNTPALASPGAGMLGFPTPATPSPAMSLSSTPTKTLLQTPPPPPPPPQPTALPLPPTPLAANQTEQHIKDSEKDKKLEKPKVKEREADTARPETPIVKKREKPSPPLSVLGKLGSEALMDPAQLQALQNAIAGDPGSFLGGQFLPYFIPGFASCFSPQLPGGVQGGYFPPLCGMENLFPYGPAMPQAIAGLSPTALLQQYQQYQQSLQDSLQKQHQQQQKQSEPQQKTPPMKLTSAQSNSLKPKEAIETKDDKGSSTESTNEEPQTNTKSSGFPDAFIVPSIKHEFICRKCQMIFADEDSAARHQKSFCYFGLPFIDPQETVLRKAVSKYNCIACNVSVSGNEALGQHLQSSLHKEKTIKQAMRNAKEHARLLPHSVCSPCPNTTSTSQSAASSNNTLPHLSHLSMKSWPNILFQASARKAASCPSASPSPLSLPSTVTSTSCSTSGVQTSLPTESCSDESDSELSQKLDDLDNALEVKAKAASGLDGNFSSIRMDMFSV